Proteins from one Chitinophaga oryzae genomic window:
- a CDS encoding ABC transporter ATP-binding protein, with translation MIRTVNLQKLFTTEEVETTALNGINMEVQDGEFVAIMGPSGCGKSTLLNILGLLDNPSDGEYHFWGKEVARMSERQRAQLRKGSIGFVFQSFNLIDELTVYENVELPLLYLKVAPAERKQKVEEVLERMNIMHRRNHFPQQLSGGQQQRVAIARAVVAKPNLILADEPTGNLDSSNGEEVMKLLQELNNAGTTLIMVTHSPYDAGFAHRIINLFDGRVVTENIKEQFHV, from the coding sequence ATGATACGTACCGTTAACTTACAAAAGCTGTTCACTACAGAAGAAGTGGAAACAACTGCGCTCAATGGCATTAACATGGAAGTGCAGGATGGGGAATTTGTGGCGATTATGGGACCGTCCGGTTGTGGAAAGTCCACCTTGCTGAATATACTCGGGTTACTGGACAATCCCAGTGACGGTGAGTATCATTTCTGGGGCAAAGAGGTGGCAAGAATGAGCGAGCGTCAGCGGGCGCAGCTGCGTAAGGGGTCTATCGGTTTCGTATTCCAGAGCTTCAACCTGATTGATGAACTAACCGTATATGAAAATGTAGAGCTGCCGCTGCTGTACCTGAAGGTGGCGCCGGCAGAACGGAAACAGAAAGTAGAGGAGGTGCTGGAACGGATGAACATAATGCATCGCCGCAACCACTTCCCGCAGCAGCTGTCCGGTGGCCAGCAGCAGCGTGTGGCCATTGCCCGCGCCGTAGTGGCCAAACCCAACCTGATCCTTGCGGACGAACCTACCGGTAACCTTGATTCCTCCAACGGTGAAGAAGTAATGAAGCTGTTGCAGGAACTGAATAATGCCGGTACCACCCTGATCATGGTGACCCACTCTCCTTATGACGCAGGGTTTGCCCACCGTATTATCAACTTATTCGACGGACGGGTAGTAACTGAGAACATTAAGGAACAGTTTCATGTGTGA
- a CDS encoding sigma-54-dependent transcriptional regulator yields the protein MTTMQPGKILIVDDDVDVLRAARLLLKRHFEQVDFEKNPQKIPYLVTNFDYDVILLDMNFTRDLSSGKEGFEWLDRILDIKPDTAVVLFTAYGDVEMAVRAIKSGAVDFVLKPWENEKLLATIQSAYNKRAAKLDKPPVVHNTGNLIVGNSPAMQAVFDTVSRVAATDANVLILGENGTGKDMLARHIHQQSHRSGKPIVSVDLGAISETLFESELFGHVKGAFTDAREDRAGRFEEAAGGTIFLDEIGNISIPFQAKLLTVLQNRSVTKVGSNKSIPIDVRLICATNRNIQQQAAQHLFRQDLLYRINTIEIHLPPLRERREDIVPLAEHFLQLYREKYKRPVNSLHESLIQQLEKYEWPGNIRELQHAMERAVILSQGKSLQAKDVFVKNNAAQDQQMDTGYNLEEMERNIITQAMKKCNGNITEAAKELGLSRAALYRRLEKYNI from the coding sequence ATGACCACCATGCAACCCGGAAAAATTCTGATCGTTGACGACGATGTTGATGTATTGCGTGCAGCCCGACTGCTGCTGAAACGGCATTTCGAACAGGTGGATTTTGAAAAAAATCCGCAGAAAATCCCGTATCTGGTAACCAACTTCGACTACGACGTTATACTGCTGGATATGAACTTCACCCGTGACCTCAGCAGCGGTAAGGAAGGATTCGAATGGCTGGACCGCATCCTCGACATCAAACCCGATACAGCCGTGGTATTGTTTACCGCCTACGGCGATGTGGAAATGGCGGTAAGGGCCATTAAATCCGGCGCAGTGGACTTCGTGCTCAAACCCTGGGAAAATGAAAAACTACTGGCCACTATCCAGTCAGCCTACAACAAACGGGCAGCCAAACTGGACAAACCGCCGGTAGTACACAACACCGGCAACCTGATCGTAGGCAACAGCCCGGCCATGCAGGCCGTCTTCGATACCGTTTCCCGTGTAGCCGCCACCGATGCCAATGTACTCATCCTCGGCGAAAACGGCACCGGCAAAGACATGCTGGCCAGACACATTCACCAGCAATCACACCGCAGCGGAAAACCTATCGTCAGCGTAGACCTCGGCGCCATCAGCGAAACACTCTTTGAAAGCGAACTTTTCGGCCACGTAAAAGGCGCCTTCACCGACGCCCGCGAAGACAGGGCCGGACGCTTCGAAGAAGCCGCCGGCGGCACCATCTTCCTCGATGAAATCGGCAACATCTCCATCCCCTTTCAGGCCAAACTCCTGACGGTGCTGCAAAACAGGTCCGTCACCAAAGTAGGCTCCAACAAGAGTATACCCATCGACGTTAGACTGATATGCGCCACCAACCGTAATATCCAGCAACAGGCCGCCCAACACCTGTTCCGCCAGGACCTTCTCTACCGCATCAACACCATCGAAATACACCTGCCTCCCCTGCGCGAACGCCGGGAAGACATTGTACCACTGGCAGAACATTTCCTGCAACTGTACCGGGAGAAATATAAACGCCCGGTCAACAGCCTGCATGAATCGCTCATCCAGCAACTGGAGAAATATGAATGGCCCGGTAATATCCGCGAACTGCAGCACGCCATGGAAAGGGCCGTGATCCTTTCCCAGGGCAAATCCCTGCAGGCCAAAGACGTGTTCGTGAAAAACAACGCCGCGCAGGACCAGCAAATGGATACCGGCTATAACCTGGAAGAAATGGAACGCAACATTATCACCCAGGCCATGAAAAAATGTAACGGGAATATCACAGAAGCCGCGAAAGAACTGGGCCTCAGCAGAGCGGCACTCTACCGGAGGCTCGAAAAATACAATATTTAA
- a CDS encoding efflux RND transporter periplasmic adaptor subunit, giving the protein MDRKIEKKFWNKKRILMISGGGLVALLLLYTLIFADHRATLNVEKDKITISTVKKGTFDVYIAVTAVVMPLKTIRLDAIEGGYVSRKYLEGGSMVKEGDSILKLDNQRMMMEFVNHETEIYRLRNELQNTRLNIRQQDFVMQQTISDLDAKIDAAQDLYDRNKQLVEEKIVARQEFNKNKIELEGLKRQREIQTQSQAYQRDNARQQITQLEGTLSRTQRNLELMKQNLNSLIVRAPVSGQLSSIDVEVGSSITAGQNIGQIDDLNGFKLRADIDEHYVSQVFAGLKATFEFDGKSYDMVVTKVYPEVKSGRFQADMNFEKQAPEGIRRGQSTPIRLVLGKSQEALLLPLGGFFSDTGGNWVYVVDKGGNKAVKRNISLGRKNPLYFEVLEGLQPGDQVITSSYENFGNKDVLAF; this is encoded by the coding sequence ATGGACAGAAAAATAGAAAAGAAGTTCTGGAATAAAAAGCGCATCCTGATGATCAGCGGTGGCGGGCTGGTAGCATTGCTGTTACTGTATACGCTGATTTTTGCCGATCACCGGGCCACGCTGAATGTGGAGAAAGACAAGATCACGATCTCTACTGTTAAAAAGGGAACATTCGATGTATATATCGCTGTTACCGCCGTGGTGATGCCATTGAAGACCATCCGTCTCGATGCGATTGAAGGCGGCTATGTAAGCCGCAAGTATCTCGAAGGCGGCAGTATGGTAAAAGAAGGCGATTCCATCCTGAAACTGGACAACCAGCGTATGATGATGGAATTTGTGAACCACGAAACAGAGATCTACCGTCTGCGGAATGAGTTGCAGAACACCCGGTTGAATATCCGTCAGCAGGACTTTGTGATGCAGCAGACCATTTCCGACCTGGACGCCAAGATTGACGCTGCACAGGACCTTTACGACCGCAACAAACAACTGGTAGAGGAGAAGATCGTGGCCCGCCAGGAGTTCAATAAAAACAAGATTGAACTGGAGGGGCTGAAACGGCAGCGTGAGATCCAGACACAGTCCCAGGCCTATCAGCGGGACAATGCCCGTCAGCAGATTACGCAGCTGGAAGGGACCCTGTCCCGCACGCAGCGCAACCTGGAGCTGATGAAACAGAACCTCAACAGCCTGATTGTACGGGCCCCGGTGTCCGGCCAGCTGTCATCTATTGATGTGGAAGTGGGCTCCAGCATTACTGCCGGGCAGAATATTGGCCAGATTGACGACCTGAACGGGTTTAAGTTACGCGCAGACATTGACGAGCACTATGTATCACAGGTTTTTGCCGGCCTGAAAGCTACTTTCGAGTTCGACGGCAAATCTTATGACATGGTCGTTACCAAGGTGTATCCCGAAGTGAAAAGTGGTCGTTTTCAAGCGGATATGAATTTCGAAAAACAAGCACCTGAGGGTATCCGCCGTGGACAGTCCACTCCTATCCGGCTGGTGCTGGGCAAATCGCAGGAAGCGTTGCTGTTACCCCTTGGAGGCTTTTTCTCCGACACGGGCGGTAACTGGGTATACGTAGTGGATAAGGGCGGGAACAAAGCCGTTAAACGGAATATATCGCTCGGAAGGAAAAATCCTTTGTATTTTGAAGTATTGGAAGGGCTGCAGCCGGGTGACCAGGTGATCACCTCTTCCTACGAAAACTTTGGTAACAAGGATGTACTGGCATTTTAA
- a CDS encoding ABC transporter permease: MLLRYIQIAFRNLRRQKLFAFINIAGLALSMTVCLMVLKSTKKNFSYDKFHPAASRTWRITSQAITQEGKHYHMASAPLPLTNVLRQDYAIAEDAVSLYGVLNGNVTAGKKKLPVSGAFTEPAFFRVFGFRLQSGNPATALSAPNSIVLSEAAASRIFGTASAMGKVVHFEKLGDYIVTGILAPPPGLSHIDYEAYASLSSVPALEQQGLLPERLLNWNNVQDGYVYVKLKPDVSEAALATALSFISQRYYQPASKGVGSITLEQQSLRSISPSREMYNDIGSAPPWGKVLAEIAVGFALLVCACFNYINLSIVRSLQRAREVGVRKVNGAYRWQVFMQFIVESVIMCLLALILAMALLILAEHYTSIGIGFLSGEPVDYMLIGWFLLFSVLTGALAGIIPAWALSSFQPSKVLRNMVDIKLFGGLGLRKTLIVIQFSLSLTAIVFFVTVYRQFAYKAAYNMGFARENILNVPLADADFQLMKDRMMQVKGVEMITASSGTLGVPRHSGFMQIKTAVNGNHMQAGYYAGDADFLKVMQLRLLAGSGFPANMPRDHEQYVIVNEQMVKAMNLTSPSDAIGKAIWLTDSAMVSIIGVVKDFNYQPIEAPVFPMAIRFVPGQFTQLQVLVNTNDKDALTAGIKKAWMEMHPGETFSAEWMSDLMREKTSGKEPVSGLAILVFMITVIAALGLLGVVSYTTFTRRKEIGVRKVMGAGVSGLVLLLSRNYLRLILLAGLIALPLGYLASQLFLQIFANRISIGFFTLAGSFVALLGIALLAIISQTWRAARSNPVDVLRND; the protein is encoded by the coding sequence ATGCTACTCCGTTACATACAAATTGCTTTCAGGAACCTGCGTCGGCAGAAGCTCTTCGCTTTTATCAATATTGCCGGGCTGGCGCTGAGCATGACCGTATGTCTGATGGTATTAAAGTCCACCAAAAAGAATTTCAGTTACGATAAATTTCATCCTGCGGCCTCCCGTACCTGGCGGATCACTTCCCAGGCGATAACGCAGGAGGGAAAGCATTACCATATGGCCAGCGCGCCTTTGCCGCTGACCAACGTATTGCGGCAGGATTACGCCATCGCGGAGGACGCGGTAAGCCTGTACGGCGTTTTAAACGGCAACGTAACCGCCGGTAAGAAGAAACTGCCCGTCAGTGGCGCCTTTACGGAACCAGCCTTCTTCCGGGTATTTGGCTTCCGGTTACAGAGCGGTAATCCGGCCACAGCTTTGTCTGCGCCTAACAGCATCGTATTAAGCGAGGCTGCTGCCAGCCGCATTTTCGGCACTGCGTCCGCCATGGGCAAGGTGGTGCATTTTGAGAAACTGGGCGATTACATCGTTACCGGTATCCTGGCGCCCCCGCCGGGGTTGAGCCATATCGATTACGAGGCTTATGCTTCGCTTTCCTCGGTGCCGGCGCTGGAGCAACAGGGCCTGTTACCGGAGCGGCTGCTGAACTGGAACAACGTACAGGACGGGTATGTATATGTAAAGCTTAAACCGGATGTCAGCGAAGCGGCGCTGGCCACCGCCTTGTCCTTTATCTCTCAAAGATATTATCAGCCGGCTTCCAAAGGGGTTGGCAGCATTACGCTGGAGCAGCAGTCACTCCGCAGTATCTCCCCTTCCCGGGAAATGTATAACGATATTGGCAGCGCGCCGCCCTGGGGCAAAGTACTGGCGGAAATAGCCGTTGGTTTTGCTTTGCTGGTATGTGCCTGCTTTAACTATATTAATTTATCCATTGTTCGTTCGCTGCAGCGGGCGCGCGAAGTGGGCGTCCGTAAAGTCAACGGCGCCTACCGCTGGCAGGTATTCATGCAGTTCATCGTCGAATCGGTGATCATGTGCCTGCTGGCACTGATACTGGCCATGGCATTGCTGATATTGGCGGAACATTATACTTCTATCGGCATCGGCTTCCTTTCCGGTGAACCGGTAGACTATATGCTGATAGGGTGGTTCCTGCTCTTCAGCGTGCTGACGGGCGCGCTGGCGGGCATTATCCCGGCCTGGGCGCTGTCGTCTTTTCAGCCGTCCAAGGTACTGCGCAACATGGTGGACATCAAACTGTTCGGTGGACTGGGACTGCGCAAAACCCTGATCGTGATACAGTTTTCGTTGTCGCTGACAGCCATCGTCTTTTTTGTGACCGTGTACCGGCAGTTTGCCTATAAAGCCGCTTATAACATGGGGTTTGCCCGTGAGAACATATTGAATGTACCGCTGGCAGACGCTGACTTCCAGCTGATGAAAGACAGGATGATGCAGGTGAAAGGCGTGGAGATGATCACCGCCAGCTCAGGCACCCTGGGCGTTCCCCGCCACAGTGGTTTTATGCAGATAAAAACAGCGGTCAACGGGAACCATATGCAGGCGGGCTACTATGCCGGCGACGCCGACTTCCTGAAAGTGATGCAGCTCAGGCTCCTGGCGGGGTCCGGCTTTCCGGCCAATATGCCCCGGGACCATGAACAATATGTTATCGTCAATGAGCAGATGGTGAAAGCGATGAACCTCACATCTCCGTCAGACGCCATCGGGAAAGCCATATGGCTTACTGATTCCGCTATGGTGAGCATCATCGGGGTAGTAAAGGATTTTAATTATCAGCCTATAGAAGCGCCCGTGTTTCCAATGGCCATCCGGTTTGTGCCGGGGCAGTTCACACAGCTGCAGGTGCTGGTAAACACAAATGACAAAGACGCACTGACAGCGGGCATCAAAAAAGCCTGGATGGAGATGCATCCGGGAGAAACGTTTTCTGCGGAATGGATGAGTGACCTGATGCGGGAGAAAACCAGCGGCAAAGAGCCGGTGTCAGGATTGGCAATACTGGTATTTATGATCACCGTGATAGCCGCGCTGGGCCTGCTGGGCGTGGTGTCTTACACAACATTTACCCGCCGGAAGGAAATTGGCGTCCGCAAAGTAATGGGCGCCGGCGTATCCGGATTGGTGCTGCTGCTTTCCCGTAATTATCTCCGCCTTATCCTGCTGGCAGGATTGATTGCGCTGCCGCTCGGGTATCTGGCCAGTCAACTGTTCCTGCAAATATTTGCCAACCGGATCAGCATAGGTTTTTTTACACTGGCAGGCAGTTTTGTTGCGCTGCTGGGGATCGCGCTACTGGCGATCATCTCCCAGACATGGCGGGCAGCGCGGTCTAACCCGGTGGATGTATTGAGAAATGATTAA
- a CDS encoding ABC transporter permease — translation MFRNYYRIAFRHLQRHKFLTVINVFGLAVGMACCILIVLYVRDELSFDRFHRKADSIYRLTKVESNSANGSMDHGANTQIAVGPALKKEISGIKDAVRIFTPGTTLYTYGDKKILEAHTGYADASFFQMFDFPLLEGDPATALSTPYTVVLTAGAAKRYFGQESPMGKLLKVGNKYNCTVTGVAADMPANTDLRMEVIQSFATLTSENSRWESQWFMFTNNATYVELAKDVTPTALIPLLKNFVEVHIGEITRKYGIEFFLELQPLKHVHLHPDSDSGGPDNTPMIWLYVAIAAFIVVIACINFMNLTTARANERAKEVGLRKALGAERRSLVLQFLTESLVISLLSLIGALLLVLVFMPVFNTITGKQLTLFTATDMSVYGGLLLLVTAVGLLAGSYPALYLSGLIPVKVLKGSFITPGRKTFIRRALVVSQFAIAVILIVASVVVYTQLRFWQKKNLGFDKDHLVNVYLDGIDSKAGLLRTAVKELPGVQEASRSNFLIGVGIMNGTAIAREGVDNKESFVANVISGDDALLKTTGIKLIAGRDFDPTMATDSTAAFIVNRAAAKRLGFADPLGKRIEWRPGNLTKHGTIIGMVEDFNFRSLHYQIDPVVYQIRPEDAEVLTIRLAPGDSQKQLANIERVWNRFAPDSPFNFSFIDQALQLQYTGERTMGKIFGIFAGLAVFIACMGLLGLSMLIARQRTKEIGIRKVLGASVTHVSALLSRDFLKQVLAGVAIGLPIAWYAMEQWLSHFAFRVHLYWWLFALTAFIVILIALFTVSIQSVKAALMNPVKSLRTE, via the coding sequence ATGTTCCGGAATTATTACAGAATCGCGTTCCGTCATTTGCAGCGGCATAAGTTTCTCACTGTCATCAACGTTTTTGGGCTGGCAGTGGGAATGGCCTGCTGTATACTGATTGTGCTATACGTGCGGGATGAACTGAGTTTTGACCGCTTCCACCGTAAGGCAGATAGTATTTACCGGCTTACGAAAGTTGAAAGTAATAGTGCCAACGGCTCTATGGATCATGGTGCAAACACACAGATAGCTGTTGGCCCTGCGCTCAAAAAGGAGATCTCCGGCATTAAAGATGCGGTAAGAATATTCACACCGGGCACTACACTGTATACCTACGGAGATAAAAAGATACTGGAAGCGCATACAGGTTATGCCGATGCTTCTTTTTTTCAGATGTTTGATTTTCCGCTACTGGAGGGAGATCCCGCAACCGCACTCAGCACGCCTTATACCGTGGTGCTCACAGCCGGTGCCGCCAAAAGATATTTTGGTCAGGAATCGCCGATGGGGAAATTGCTGAAAGTGGGCAATAAGTATAATTGCACGGTTACCGGCGTAGCTGCTGATATGCCGGCTAATACGGACCTTCGGATGGAGGTTATTCAGTCATTTGCTACGCTGACCAGCGAAAACAGCCGTTGGGAAAGCCAGTGGTTCATGTTCACCAATAATGCCACCTATGTGGAGCTGGCCAAAGATGTTACCCCCACTGCATTAATACCCCTGTTAAAGAACTTTGTGGAGGTGCATATCGGGGAAATTACCAGGAAGTACGGAATCGAATTTTTTCTGGAATTACAGCCATTGAAGCATGTTCACCTACATCCCGACAGCGACAGCGGCGGGCCGGATAATACGCCCATGATCTGGTTGTATGTTGCCATTGCAGCCTTTATTGTAGTGATTGCCTGTATTAATTTTATGAACCTGACCACGGCCCGGGCGAATGAAAGGGCTAAAGAAGTAGGGCTTCGCAAGGCGTTAGGCGCCGAAAGGAGGAGCCTTGTGCTGCAGTTTCTGACCGAGTCGCTGGTGATCAGCCTGTTGTCGCTGATCGGCGCTTTACTGCTGGTGTTGGTTTTTATGCCGGTATTTAACACTATCACCGGTAAACAACTAACGTTGTTTACAGCAACGGATATGTCAGTTTATGGAGGCTTATTGTTGCTCGTGACCGCTGTAGGTCTGCTTGCAGGCAGTTATCCGGCCTTGTACCTCTCGGGATTGATACCTGTTAAAGTGCTGAAAGGCAGCTTTATTACTCCCGGCAGGAAGACATTTATCCGGCGGGCCCTTGTGGTATCGCAGTTTGCCATTGCAGTGATATTGATTGTCGCTTCTGTAGTCGTGTATACGCAGTTGCGTTTCTGGCAGAAGAAGAACCTCGGATTTGATAAAGATCATCTGGTGAACGTTTACCTCGACGGAATAGATTCCAAAGCCGGATTGCTGCGTACGGCAGTGAAAGAATTGCCGGGCGTGCAGGAGGCTTCCCGGAGCAATTTTCTGATCGGCGTAGGTATTATGAACGGTACCGCTATTGCGAGAGAAGGGGTGGATAACAAAGAGTCTTTTGTTGCCAACGTGATCAGCGGCGACGACGCACTGTTGAAAACAACAGGGATTAAGCTGATAGCCGGCAGGGACTTTGATCCCACGATGGCAACGGATTCGACGGCAGCATTTATTGTAAACAGAGCGGCAGCTAAACGACTAGGGTTTGCAGATCCGCTGGGTAAACGGATTGAATGGAGACCCGGTAATCTGACCAAACACGGAACGATCATAGGAATGGTAGAGGACTTTAATTTTCGTTCCCTGCATTATCAGATAGACCCTGTTGTTTATCAAATAAGACCGGAAGATGCGGAAGTACTGACGATAAGGCTTGCGCCCGGTGATAGCCAGAAACAACTGGCGAATATTGAGCGGGTATGGAACCGGTTTGCCCCAGACAGCCCTTTCAACTTTTCTTTTATAGACCAGGCCTTACAGTTACAGTATACCGGTGAACGTACCATGGGAAAGATATTCGGCATATTTGCCGGTCTTGCCGTGTTTATTGCCTGTATGGGATTACTGGGACTCTCTATGCTGATAGCCCGGCAACGGACGAAAGAAATTGGTATCCGTAAAGTACTGGGAGCTTCTGTGACGCACGTATCCGCGTTGTTGTCGCGCGATTTTCTCAAGCAGGTGCTGGCGGGCGTCGCCATCGGGTTACCGATAGCCTGGTATGCTATGGAACAGTGGCTGAGCCATTTTGCTTTCAGGGTACACCTGTACTGGTGGCTGTTTGCGCTTACGGCTTTCATTGTTATCCTGATAGCGCTGTTTACCGTGAGTATCCAGTCGGTGAAGGCTGCGCTCATGAACCCGGTAAAATCACTGAGAACAGAATAA
- a CDS encoding lysoplasmalogenase, giving the protein MNPSRWLALYFLTLFADLVLISLNMDSLRFATKPLLVPLLAVYFLTAGETVPARQKAWMYGAMLFCLLGDVLLMFDHLFLPGLGCFLAGHVFYIFFFLTIRYSNPPVPLCKYHWVFLNAAAVIGYILFLMPYLGSMVIPVIIYSLVISIMLQSVIHAFHYRYQRMAWYCLGGAVLFVLSDALIALGRFYHPLPAGGQLVMLTYGLAQAGLVYGAVQYYRR; this is encoded by the coding sequence ATGAACCCATCCAGATGGTTAGCGCTGTATTTCCTGACCCTCTTTGCTGATCTGGTATTGATCAGCCTGAACATGGACAGCCTCCGCTTTGCTACCAAACCATTACTCGTACCGCTACTGGCTGTTTACTTCCTGACAGCCGGGGAAACAGTACCGGCCAGACAAAAGGCATGGATGTATGGCGCCATGTTGTTTTGCCTGCTGGGAGATGTACTGCTGATGTTTGACCACCTCTTTTTACCGGGACTGGGCTGTTTCCTGGCGGGGCATGTTTTTTACATTTTCTTTTTCCTGACGATACGGTACTCGAATCCGCCGGTTCCGCTCTGCAAATACCACTGGGTATTTCTCAATGCCGCCGCGGTCATCGGTTACATCCTCTTTCTGATGCCTTACCTGGGCAGTATGGTCATCCCGGTGATCATCTATTCGCTGGTGATATCCATCATGCTGCAGAGTGTGATACATGCCTTTCATTACCGTTACCAGCGTATGGCCTGGTATTGCCTGGGAGGCGCGGTGCTTTTTGTGCTGTCTGACGCCCTCATTGCGCTGGGCCGGTTTTATCATCCCCTGCCGGCAGGCGGACAGCTGGTCATGCTCACCTACGGGCTGGCGCAGGCAGGACTGGTGTATGGCGCCGTGCAGTATTACCGCCGGTGA
- a CDS encoding sensor histidine kinase, protein MNRFSLNIILRILLLTITLAAVVWLYMRDMTPLAVLTIPLVALQIYGIYYYLNRINRKLTLFLESIRYEDFSIRFSADNQLGRSFRMLNHQFNEVLEAFRQTRAEKEANLKYIDTIIQHISIGVFSFDAEGRIELINPAAFRLLGIYRLRNIAELKTVHPGLSELLTELSSGNKTLYATRQEQQLSIHAATVRLQGRLIKLISIQNIHSELQKKELEAWQNLTKILRHEIMNSVTPIVSLIGTMKEIVDLDIAPSAGNREGIEDLREALLTVESRSKGIMNFVNAYRDYTTLPQPQFTRVNIKSLATTVSSLFQTDMKQAGIQFQLEVDAENVEIHADVSQLQMVLINLVKNAMDALEHTDNPGIHMKVYLNNIQQVCIEITDNGPGIDTDAMNKIFIPFFTTKKTGSGIGLSLSQQIIQMHGGQLKVLSPGNNGNGSTFLILLNT, encoded by the coding sequence ATGAACCGCTTCAGCCTCAATATCATCCTCCGCATACTACTGCTCACCATCACTTTGGCCGCCGTAGTATGGCTGTACATGCGGGACATGACACCGCTCGCAGTCCTTACCATCCCGCTGGTAGCGCTGCAGATATACGGTATCTACTATTATCTCAACCGGATCAACCGTAAACTGACGCTCTTCCTCGAATCCATCCGGTATGAAGATTTCTCTATCCGCTTCAGCGCAGACAACCAGCTGGGCAGGAGCTTCCGGATGCTCAACCACCAGTTCAACGAGGTACTGGAAGCCTTCCGGCAAACCCGCGCCGAGAAAGAAGCCAATCTCAAATACATCGATACCATCATCCAGCATATCAGTATCGGGGTGTTCTCCTTCGACGCCGAAGGGCGGATAGAACTGATCAACCCCGCCGCTTTCCGCCTGCTGGGCATCTATCGCCTCCGCAATATTGCAGAACTGAAAACCGTGCACCCCGGTCTCTCGGAATTACTGACGGAACTGTCTTCCGGCAACAAAACCCTGTACGCCACGCGGCAGGAGCAGCAGCTGTCTATCCACGCCGCCACCGTGCGGCTGCAGGGACGGCTTATCAAGCTCATCTCCATCCAGAATATTCACTCCGAGCTGCAGAAAAAAGAGCTGGAAGCGTGGCAGAACCTGACGAAAATATTACGGCATGAAATCATGAATTCCGTCACCCCCATCGTGTCGCTCATTGGCACCATGAAAGAAATCGTGGACCTCGACATAGCCCCCTCCGCCGGCAACCGGGAAGGCATTGAGGACCTCCGGGAAGCCCTGCTGACAGTGGAAAGCCGCAGCAAAGGCATCATGAACTTCGTAAACGCTTACCGCGACTATACCACGCTGCCGCAACCGCAGTTTACCCGCGTCAATATCAAATCACTGGCAACTACCGTAAGCAGTCTTTTCCAGACAGACATGAAGCAGGCCGGTATCCAGTTCCAGCTGGAAGTGGACGCCGAAAATGTAGAGATCCATGCCGACGTGTCGCAGCTGCAGATGGTACTGATCAACCTGGTGAAAAACGCGATGGACGCCCTCGAACACACCGACAATCCCGGTATCCACATGAAAGTGTATCTCAATAACATACAGCAGGTCTGCATTGAGATCACCGACAACGGCCCTGGTATCGATACCGACGCCATGAACAAAATCTTTATCCCTTTCTTCACCACCAAAAAAACCGGTTCAGGTATCGGCCTCAGTCTCTCACAACAGATTATACAGATGCATGGCGGACAGCTGAAGGTATTAAGCCCGGGCAATAACGGCAACGGATCAACGTTCCTTATTCTGTTGAACACCTGA